A genome region from Carya illinoinensis cultivar Pawnee chromosome 2, C.illinoinensisPawnee_v1, whole genome shotgun sequence includes the following:
- the LOC122294809 gene encoding transcription repressor OFP12-like, with product MSNYFWKKFNSCFSKLKCLPTIQSPPNKDPIPSPISTTPCSIILKNFNTLYDPNSSDSTNFFSSSDDSDGADSPPDLTTIFASQRFFFPSPGRSNSIFESLDAGQDPENALVNGSVKVPKYSLDPYIDFRRSMQEMAEARNLPDVKREWEYLHELLLCYLTMNPKHTHSYIIRAFADLVICILSSSSSPMFSAPNHCRESKNRRHRYISQ from the coding sequence ATGTCGAACTACTTTTGGAAGAAGTTCAACAGCTGCTTCTCCAAACTCAAATGCTTACCCACCATCCAATCCCCTCCAAACAAAGATCCAATCCCCTCGCCCATCTCCACAACTCCGTGCTCAATCATCCTCAAAAACTTCAACACCCTTTACGACCCTAACTCTTCAGACTCCACtaatttcttctcctcctccgaTGATTCTGACGGCGCAGACTCACCCCCCGACTTAACCACCATCTTCGCCTCCCAGCGCTTCTTCTTCCCCTCCCCTGGCCGCTCTAACTCCATTTTCGAGTCCCTGGACGCCGGGCAAGACCCTGAGAACGCATTGGTAAATGGAAGCGTCAAAGTGCCTAAGTACTCGCTAGATCCTTACATTGATTTCCGGCGGTCAATGCAAGAGATGGCTGAAGCAAGAAATCTCCCCGACGTGAAAAGGGAATGGGAGTATTTGCATGAGCTTCTCTTGTGTTACCTTACAATGAATCCTAAACACACCCACAGCTATATAATTCGTGCTTTCGCCGACCTTGTCATCTGTATCTTGTCGTCATCGTCATCCCCAATGTTTTCTGCCCCCAATCACTGCCGGGAGTCCAAGAACCGCCGGCACCGATATATTTCGCAGTAG
- the LOC122300562 gene encoding probable prefoldin subunit 2 gives MASKREDDHNEPVNEQAVANKYATMRSELNQIYSKITELEMEVSEHSLVMNAIQPLDPSRRCYRMIGGVLVERTIREVLPAVHRNKEGLEEVISRLNEALEKKKKEIADFETQYKIRIRKSDGETKDENGRKEGSSQGVLVGPASGSE, from the coding sequence ATGGCGAGCAAACGTGAAGATGATCACAATGAACCAGTAAATGAACAAGCGGTTGCAAATAAGTATGCTACTATGAGGTCTGAACTGAACCAAATTTACTCAAAAATCACTGAACTAGAGATGGAAGTGAGTGAGCACTCATTGGTCATGAATGCTATTCAGCCGCTTGACCCATCTAGGCGTTGCTATCGGATGATTGGTGGTGTTCTAGTGGAGAGAACCATCAGAGAGGTGTTGCCTGCTGTCCATCGGAACAAAGAGGGGCTTGAGGAGGTTATATCTAGGCTCAATGAAGccttggaaaagaagaaaaaggaaattgcTGATTTTGAGACCCAGTACAAAATTAGGATAAGAAAGTCTGATGGGGAGACGAAGGATGAAAATGGACGAAAGGAAGGTTCTTCTCAAGGAGTCCTGGTCGGCCCTGCAAGTGGAAGCGAATGA
- the LOC122300564 gene encoding uncharacterized protein LOC122300564 produces the protein MEIDFPDERDGSTPRTEESGSLLRLALPEESGEGLPYAPVNWPSPGDVWSWRVGRRVATTGYYKDRYLYLPRRLRHLENSTRGKYGFASKLSVEQFVRTEFPGADINAFLASFSWKIPAKKSLLTNGHVKEHNFFPVPFEGMPEYDVSDSQTDIVGCKAGNKVCNSILEPLEKPHLVAMPCDLCCSEPRFCLDCCCIFCSKTINSDYGGYSYIKCEAVVDEGYICAHIAHIDCALRCYMAGTVGGSIGLDAEYYCRRCDARTDLVPHATRLLQTCASIDFRDDVEKILGVGVCILRGSQKTSAMQLLHRFELAIAKLKNGASLEGIWKVDDNFLAISEGALGHGSAPLAVPNSQDSLDVTRRSEHTLLIAFDPWTESLKLEEEIDHVLLALQKSQESEYKIAEETLHAQKNYLLSLYQQLESQKSELSCRVSSIEPDSFMDCVLNRVEQIKRELKKFKDMGKVANGFGRTSKGFLREHFGLENELKP, from the exons ATGGAGATTGATTTTCCCGATGAAAGAGATGGAAGCACACCCAGGACAGAGGAAAGTGGTTCTCTATTGAGGCTGGCTTTACCTGAGGAGTCTGGTGAGGGTTTGCCATATGCTCCCGTAAATTGGCCTAGCCCAGGTGATGTATGGAGTTGGAGGGTGGGTAGAAGAGTTGCCACTACTGGATATTATAAGGACAGGTACTTATATCTTCCGAGGCGCCTTAGACATCTCGAGAACTCAACTCGTGGAAAATATGGTTTTGCAAGCAAACTTTCTGTTGAGCAATTTGTCCGAACAGAATTCCCTGGCGCTGACATTAATGCATTTTTGGCCTCATTCAGCTGGAAGATCCCAGCAAAGAAGTCGCTGTTAACAAATG GTCATGTAAAGGAGCATAATTTCTTTCCTGTACCTTTTGAAGGGATGCCTGAATATGATGTGTCTGATTCCCAGACTGACATTGTGGGATGTAAGGCTGGGAATAAGGTGTGCAACAGTATCTTGGAACCACTGGAGAAGCCACATTTAGTAGCCATGCCCTGTGATCTTTGCTGCAGTGAACCTCGTTTCTGCCTTGATTGTTGTTGTATCTTCTGCAGCAAGACTATAAATTCAGACTATGGTGGCTACAGTTACATCAAATGTGAAGCAGTGGTGGATGAGGGTTATATATGTGCGCATATTGCTCATATTGATTGTGCCCTTCGATGTTACATGGCTGGGACAGTAGGAGGAAGCATTGGATTGGATGCTGAGTATTATTGCCGTCGTTGTGATGCTAGAACCGATCTGGTTCCACATGCTACAAGGCTTTTACAAACATGTGCATCTATTGATTTCCGGGATGATGTGGAGAAGATTTTAGGTGTTGGCGTCTGCATTTTGCGTGGTTCACAGAAAACCAGTGCAATGCAGTTGTTGCATCGCTTTGAGTTGGCCATTGCAAAG CTAAAAAATGGGGCTTCGCTTGAAGGTATCTGGAAAGTGGATGATAACTTCTTAGCTATTTCTGAAG GTGCCTTGGGCCATGGAAGTGCTCCCCTGGCAGTTCCAAATAGTCAAGACTCTTTAGATGTCACCAGGAGATCGGAGCACACTTTACTCATAGCTTTTGACCCTTGGACAGAGTCCCTAAAGCTTGAAGAAGAGATTGACCATGTTCTGCTGGCACTGCAGAAGTCACAGGAGTCTGAATATAAAATCGCAGAGGAAACGCTTCATGCACAGAAGAACTATCTTCTTAGTCTGTATCAGCAACTCGAGAGTCAGAAGTCTGAACTGTCATGCCGTGTATCGTCTATTGAACCAGATAGCTTTATGGACTGTGTCTTGAATAGGGTGGAGCAGATAAAACGGGAACTCAAGAAATTCAAGGATATGGGAAAAGTAGCCAACGGTTTTGGTAGGACTTCTAAAGGATTCCTGAGGGAACACTTTGGTTTGGAAAATGAACTAAAACCATAA